From a single Sesamum indicum cultivar Zhongzhi No. 13 unplaced genomic scaffold, S_indicum_v1.0 scaffold00159, whole genome shotgun sequence genomic region:
- the LOC105179444 gene encoding probable disease resistance RPP8-like protein 2: MAEGMICSEDKGRGESLRDVAERYLFELANRCVVEVETDKLPLYNRFKSCRLHDMIRDLCLSKGKKEGYLEVIDKKMGGEESSICKTNRLAIHMEGVDNDLSYRIGENKNIRSFLFVKTDWLDTFLYNYITFGIFKYLKVLVLEGYTFENLKLPKGIEKLKLLKLLSLENSGVEELPPSICKLPCLQTFNVKNTIRLPNYIYKMRHLRHLFLGFLHESVGGEKLKFEGLNELEMITGFNSLVDDITHLLKLPKLRVLEGRIFYEESLPMIVDHILNHQEQFRDVQLNIDMVVNMDSEDGSTLLKRLVMCHSLYYLSIAYCRVSKLPTYEVQLYQNMIELQLVDTRIEEDQMKILEKLPMLRVLGLWSNPYVGREMVCRATGFPQLRELVLHGLLNLMGWRVEKGAMLNLSSLLIAECSKLKMIPDELEFINTFQELRIISMPEEFVKRVGVVDGEGEDYHKIKHIPFIDIYYYD; this comes from the coding sequence ATGGCTGAAGGTATGATTTGTTCGGAAGATAAGGGAAGAGGAGAAAGTTTGAGAGATGTGGCAGAACGGTATTTATTCGAGCTAGCAAATAGGTGTGTGGTTGAAGTGGAAACAGACAAGTTGCCGCTATATAATAGATTTAAGTCATGCCGGCTTCATGATATGATACGAGATTTGTGTTtgtcaaaaggaaaaaaagaaggataTCTGGAGGTTATAGATAAAAAGATGGGAGGAGAAGAGTCTTCAATTTGTAAAACAAATAGATTGGCTATCCATATGGAGGGAGTGGATAATGATCTTAGTTACAGGATTGGGGAAAATAAGAACATAAGATCTTTTCTATTCGTCAAAACAGACTGGCTAGAtacatttttgtataattacatcacgTTTGGGATTTTCAAATATCTCAAAGTCTTAGTATTGGAAGGTTATACATTTGAGAATCTGAAATTGCCCAAAGGAATCGAAAAATTGAAGCTGTTGAAGCTATTGAGTCTCGAAAATAGTGGTGTGGAAGAATTGCCACCATCTATATGCAAGCTACCTTGTTTGCAGACATTTAAtgtgaaaaatacaattagattacctaattacatatacaaaaTGAGGCACTTGAGGCATCTATTTCTGGGATTTCTTCATGAGAGCGTTGGAggtgaaaaattgaaattcgaAGGGTTGAATGAGTTGGAGATGATAACTGGGTTCAACAGTTTGGTTGATGACATCACTCATCTTCTTAAATTGCCGAAGCTCCGAGTATTGGAAggaagaattttttatgaagaaagTTTGCCAATGATTGTTGATCACATCTTAAATCATCAAGAACAATTTCGTGACGTACAACTTAATATTGACATGGTTGTTAATATGGATTCGGAAGATGGCTCAACTCTTCTCAAAAGGTTGGTGATGTGTCACTCACTATATTACTTGAGTATTGCATATTGTCGAGTGAGCAAATTACCAACTTATGAAGTTCAACtatatcaaaatatgataGAATTGCAGCTTGTGGATACAAGGATTGAGGAAGACCAAATGAAAATACTAGAGAAGCTTCCCATGTTAAGAGTTCTTGGCTTGTGGAGCAATCCATATGTGGGCAGAGAGATGGTTTGTCGGGCAACTGGATTTCCTCAACTCAGGGAACTTGTTTTGCATGGGTTGTTGAATTTAATGGGGTGGAGAGTGGAGAAAGGAGCAATGCTCAACCTCTCTAGTCTACTTATTgcagaatgcagtaaattgaAGATGATTCCAGATGAATTGGAATTCATTAATACTTTCCAAGAACTGAGAATTATATCTATGCCAGAAGAGTTTGTGAAGAGGGTAGGAGTGGTGGATGGTGAAGGAGAAGATtatcacaaaatcaaacacataCCCTTCATTGACATTTATTATTACGACTAA